The segment GAAATTGATGAGGTGACCAAACAGGAGCAGTATCTGCTCACAGTTATCTCGATGAATTTGGTTTGGCCAGAGCTCATCAGCAAGGAGAATATTACTCCCCTCCTCGTCCgcttcctcctgctgcacttccagctcctgcttgtcctcctgctgttcctgctCATTTCTGGACCTCTCATCATCACCTCTGTCTTCAACTCTCTGGAAAATTTTATGGATCTTCCACATGAaccagagcagaaggaagagaatgcaAAGCACACTGCAAACCTTCCACTATAGCAACACAGAGAAGAACGAGGCTTGAATATCCACCCTGCTCTTTTTCAAGTTCTGATGATCCAGAAGCAGATGCATTGGTTCCACCAAAAGAAGGGCACTTatactgctgtttttgtttgtttgttttttaatgtttattaaattttattagaACGTATACATCGatggaataattatttttttcctgatctacattaactgtattttcagtgtggCCGAAGACAGTTCCTCTTCACTCCATGTGGCCCCGGCATCTAAAAGGCTGGACTAACATGGCATACGCAGAAATGCCGGTGGCTACATGGATACGGGTGGTGCTGTCTCTGTCTCCTGGCTGCTCGGATAGATGTCCTCGTGTTCTTGCAATACTCCAAACGCTGTCTTaagtaagcagcttcttttgaaATCCATCAGACGTAGCCTGCTGTAGCTGCTCGTCTGTGGAACAAGTGGGCGTCTCTTATTTCCCATAGATCAGCAGGCTTGCGAGCCGATCTTgcagctcctccacctcctgcagcGCCTGCTCCTGTCTGCCCGGATCCTGCACCAGGTGCTGGAAGAGGTTGAGCGGTTGGGACGCTCGGAATTCCTGCGGCAAGATAATCTCTGCAGGCACGTCCTCATTTCCTATGAAGAAATGATTCAGGCGTTTCTCCTCCACGCAGCAGCGCAGGTAGCGCACGATGTCATCCACCCGCAGCAGGAAATACCTCCCTTTCCAGCTCTCCAAAGGGATGGCAGTCAGGAGGTGCATGAGCACGGTCTTCAGTTCGTAGGGAGAAAAGTGGAGGCCCGCCCGGATATAGGCAGCCACTTGCATGTGTCTGACATAGAAATTGCTCTCCTCGGCATGGGAGGCTACGTGCTGGAAAAACTTCGCCTCTGCCACCGCACAGGTCTGTGGCCAGGTCGTGCTGGGAACACTACCAACCTGTATCTCCTGGCTGTTCAGATAGATGTCGGTATTGTCCTGCTGGACTCCAAACAGAATGTTGACCAGGTAGACTGTTTGGTCAAAATCTGTCAGACGAAGCCTGCAGGAGCGCCTGCGTGCCTGTGCATTAAGTCTGTACGGTTTTGGAAAACGCAAACGTTTCCAGGCATCTTCGATCAGTGCCTGGAACCAGCGGGCTGTCTTCTCCGTATCTAGGTAGGAGCCAGTGCAGAGTTCGTGTAGGAGGCTGGGCCGCTGATTTCCCAGCTTTCTCCAGGCGGTGTGGAGGAAGCACTTCATACGCATCTGCTGCTCCCTCCCGCACGTGCATTCCAGATCTACACGGATACGGGAGTTCCTTGATGGCAGCACCCCTGGGGTGCCCAGATCCAGGTGGAAAACGTGCCCACGGGGAGCCATCAGTGGCACAAGCAGGCAGTAGACGGGTTCGTTCTCAGGGGGGGACCAGTCTTCGTAGGCACTGCCCACCCCGATGGCACGCTCTGGCACTGGATAGAATGTATCTGCCAAGGTGTATTGGAAAAAATCGATGACGCCACTTAACAGGAAGTGCACAAGTCTGCAGTTACTTTGATGGCTTTCAACTGGCCAGAGCaaatcagcaaagaaaagatcctccttttccacttccttttgcttctcctcctgctcctgctgcttctcctgctgcttctcctcactGATGGAGCTCTCCTCATCACTGATGTCTTCAGTTCTCTGGAACTTTTTATAGATCTTCCACATGAACCAGagtaaaaggaagagaatacAGAGAACACTGCAAACCTTCCAGTAAGGcaacacagagaagagcaaggCTTGAATATCCAccctgctcttctccaggttCCTCTCTTCTAATTgcagaagcttttctttctgctctcgCAGAAACACCTCACGCATGCGTTCAAGAAGGCTGTAAACCTTCCAGTAAGGCAACACAGAGGAGAGGAAGGCTCGAATGCCcatccagctctgccccacGTTCTCTACGTGCTGCCACTGCAGTGTCATCTGCTCTTGCAGAAACACCGCACGCTCACGCATGCGTTCAAGCGTTTCCGCATCCAACTCATCACCAAGGAAGACCACTCTCTGCGCCAACAAGGTGAAGAAAAACGCCAAAGCCATGATCTGGAAGAGATGAGAGAGGGGAggtcagtggggctgggtgggagctCGCGCACGGCTGGGGGAGCGGGGCCAGGGGCCGCAGCCCCTGGGGTCAGCTAGGAGCGGGGCCgagggagctgggaggcagcGGGGGCTGaggccagagctgctgctgactgcccagagagccgctcacaggctgccctgagcgCTCGCTGCCGGCACTGCAGGCTCCCAAACCCCTCGCGGGCCGCTGTTCGCACCCggcccagcacagccttccccctgctgctgcactcacCGCTGGCCCAGGCCAAAGTGGAGCAgcgctgcctgctgctggcctCGATGCCAGCCCTGCATTGTGATGCACTGTGCCGTCACAGAcgccccatccccacccttcGGCCCCACCCGTCAGccccccccagctgccctggGTCTCCATGGCCGCGACATCGGCCCTGTTCCGAGGCACGTGGCCGGACTGAGCTCCTGGGAACTAGCGAGTCTCTTGTGTACCATCTCTGCCAAACCCCGTGGGATCTCACTAGGAACCGCAGCCGCTGCTGTTGATCCAGAAGCTGATGCATTGGTTCCACCTAAAGAAGGGCACTTatactgctgtttttgtttgtttgttttttaatgtttattaaattttattagaACATATACATCGAtggaatcattttttttttttttctgatctacattaactgtattttcagtgtggGCCGAAGACAGTTCCTCTTCACTCCATGTGGCCCCGGCATCTAAAAGGCTGGACTAACATGCATACGCAGAAATGCCGGTGGCTACATGGATACGGGTGGTGCTGTCTCTGTCTCCTGGCTGCTCGATAGATGTCCTCGTGTTCTTGCAATACTCCAAACGCTGTCTTAAGTaaagcagcttcttttgaaATCCATCAGACGTAGCCTGCTGTAGCTGCTCGTCTGTGACAAGTGGGCGTCTCTTATTTCCCATAGATCAGCAGGCTTGTGAGCCGATCTTGCAGCTCCTCCACATCCTGCAGCGTCTGTTCATGTCTGCCCGGATCCTGCACCAGGTGCTGGAAGAGGTTGAGCGGTTGGGACGCTCGGAATTCCTGCGGCAAGATAATCTCTGCAGGCACGTCCTCATTTNTTTCTCCTCCACGCAGCAGCGCAGGTAGCGCACGATGTCATCCACCCGCAGCAGGAAATACCTCCCTTTCCAGCTCTCCAAAGGGATGGCAGTCAGGAGGTGCATGAGCACGGTCTTCAGTTCGTAGGGAGAAAAGTGGAGGCCCGCCCGGATATAGGCAGCCACTTGCATGTGTCTGACATAGAAATTGCTCTCCTCGGCATGGGAGGCTACGTGCTGGAAAAACTTCGCCTCTGCCACCGCACAGGTCTGTGGCCAGGTCGTGCTGGGAACACTACCAACCTGTATCTCCTGGCTGTTCAGATAGATGTCGGTATTGTCCTGCTGGACTCCAAACAGAATGTTGACCAGGTAGACTGTTTGGTCAAAATCTGTCAGACGAAGCCTGCAGGAGCGCCTGCGTGCCTGTGCATTAAGTCTGTACGGTTTTGGAAAACGCAAACGTTTCCAGGCATCTTCGATCAGTGCCTGGAACCAGCGGGCTGTCTTCTCCGTATCTAGGTAGGAGCCAGTGCAGAGTTCGTGTAGGAGGCTGGGCCGCTGATTTCCCAGCTTTCTCCAGGCGGTGTGGAGGAAGCACTTCATACGCATCTGCTGCTCCCTCCCGCACGTGCATTCCAGATCTACACGGATACGGGAGTTCCTTGATGGCAGCACCCCTGGGGTGCCCAGATCCAGGTGGAAAACGTGCCCACGGGGAGCCATCAGTGGCACAAGCAGGCAGTAGACGGGTTCGTTCTCAGGGGGGGACCAGTCTTCGTAGGCACTGCCCACCCCGATGGCACGCTCTGGCACTGGATAGAATGTATCTGCCAAGGTGTATTGGAAAAAATCGATGACGCCACTTAACAGGAAGTGCACAAGTCTGCAGTTACTTTGATGGCTTTCAACTGGCCAGAGCaaatcagcaaagaaaagatcctccttttccacttccttttgcttctcctcctgctcctgctgcttctcctcactGATGGAGCTCTCCTCATCACTGATGTCTTCAGTTCTCTGGAACTTTTTATAGATCTTCCACATGAACCAGagtaaaaggaagagaatgcaaAGAACACTGCAAACCTTCCAGTAAGGcaacacagagaagagcaaggCTTGAATATCCAccctgctcttctccaggttCCTCTCTTCTAATT is part of the Coturnix japonica isolate 7356 chromosome 5, Coturnix japonica 2.1, whole genome shotgun sequence genome and harbors:
- the LOC107315380 gene encoding inositol 1,4,5-trisphosphate receptor-interacting protein-like 1 → METQGSWGGLTGGAEGWGWGVCDGTVHHNAGLASRPAAGSAAPLWPGPAIMALAFFFTLLAQRVVFLGDELDAETLERMRERAVFLQEQMTLQWQHVENVGQSWMGIRAFLSSVLPYWKVYSLLERMREVFLREQKEKLLQLEERNLEKSRVDIQALLFSVLPYWKVCSVLCILFLLLWFMWKIYKKFQRTEDISDEESSISEEKQQEKQQEQEEKQKEVEKEDLFFADLLWPVESHQSNCRLVHFLLSGVIDFFQYTLADTFYPVPERAIGVGSAYEDWSPPENEPVYCLLVPLMAPRGHVFHLDLGTPGVLPSRNSRIRVDLECTCGREQQMRMKCFLHTAWRKLGNQRPSLLHELCTGSYLDTEKTARWFQALIEDAWKRLRFPKPYRLNAQARRRSCRLRLTDFDQTVYLVNILFGVQQDNTDIYLNSQEIQVGSVPSTTWPQTCAVAEAKFFQHVASHAEESNFYVRHMQVAAYIRAGLHFSPYELKTVLMHLLTAIPLESWKGRYFLLRVDDIVRYLRCCVEEKRLNHFFIGNEDVPAEIILPQEFRASQPLNLFQHLVQDPGRQEQALQEVEELQDRLASLLIYGK
- the LOC107315388 gene encoding LOW QUALITY PROTEIN: inositol 1,4,5-trisphosphate receptor-interacting protein-like 1 (The sequence of the model RefSeq protein was modified relative to this genomic sequence to represent the inferred CDS: inserted 1 base in 1 codon), which produces MALAFFFALLAQRVSFVGDELDAETLERMRERAVFLQEQMTLQWQHVENVGQSWMGIRAFLSSVLPYWKVYSLLERMREVFLREQKEKLLQLEERNLEKSRVDIQALLFSVLPYWKVCSVLCILFLLLWFMWKIYKKFQRTEDISDEESSISEEKQQEQEEKQKEVEKEDLFFADLLWPVESHQSNCRLVHFLLSGVIDFFQYTLADTFYPVPERAIGVGSAYEDWSPPENEPVYCLLVPLMAPRGHVFHLDLGTPGVLPSRNSRIRVDLECTCGREQQMRMKCFLHTAWRKLGNQRPSLLHELCTGSYLDTEKTARWFQALIEDAWKRLRFPKPYRLNAQARRRSCRLRLTDFDQTVYLVNILFGVQQDNTDIYLNSQEIQVGSVPSTTWPQTCAVAEAKFFQHVASHAEESNFYVRHMQVAAYIRAGLHFSPYELKTVLMHLLTAIPLESWKGRYFLLRVDDIVRYLRCCVEEKXNEDVPAEIILPQEFRASQPLNLFQHLVQDPGRHEQTLQDVEELQDRLTSLLIYGK